In Silene latifolia isolate original U9 population chromosome X, ASM4854445v1, whole genome shotgun sequence, the following proteins share a genomic window:
- the LOC141620090 gene encoding protein FAR1-RELATED SEQUENCE 2-like has protein sequence MFISRLETLRETKGLVFSYETDADSALTRIFWTNADSIRCYALFGDAISFDTTYGTNKYNIKFAPFTGIDNHKKSITFGCVLLDHEDDDSFIWAFQQFLKAMGGKEPNYIISDQDAGIINAIPAVFKKVRHHFFMWHIMKKVTDKVGSTICKETDFLSRLNNVVWSEDLEPEKFEENWAKVISEFSLEENKWLTDKFESAMDQQRHNLKLLEAKSHNSMPETLFGLNWEAHAVKVYTHEVFLDFQEKVKFSVNACSVCTVDTPHQIQ, from the exons ATGTTCATCTCTCGTTTAGAAACCCTCCGAGAAACAAAAGGTTTGGTATTTTCATATGAAACAGATGCTGACAGTGCTTTGACAAGAATTTTTTGGACAAATGCGGATTCCATCAGATGTTACGCATTGTTTGGTGATGCTATTTCATTCGATACAACCTATGGAACGAACAAATATAACATAAAATTTGCACCTTTCACTGGCATTGACAATCACAAAAAGTCAATAACATTTGGATGCGTGCTTTTAGATCATGAAGACGATGACTCATTTATTTGGGCATTTCAGCAGTTCCTGAAAGCAATGGGTGGCAAAGAACCCAATTACATCATCAGTGACCAAGATGCCGGAATAATAAATGCAATTCCAG CCGTGTTCAAAAAAGTAAGACATCACTTTTTCATGTGGCACATTATGAAAAAAGTAACAGACAAGGTTGGGAGCACAATTTGCAAAGAGACTGATTTCTTAAGTCGTCTGAACAATGTTGTCTGGAGCGAGGACTTGGAGCCTGAGAAATTTGAAGAGAATTGGGCTAAGGTCATTAGCGAGTTTTCGTTAGAAGAAAATAAATGGTTGACTGACAA atttgagagtgccatGGACCAACAAAGGCACAATCTAAAGCTTCTTGAAGCAAAGAGCCACAACTCAATGCCTGAAACCCTATTCGGGTTAAACTGGGAGGCCCATGCAGTGAAGGTCTATACACATGAAGTGTTCTTGGACTTCCAAGAGAAGGTTAAATTTTCGGTAAATGCGTGTAGTGTTTGTACTGTGGATACACCCCACCAGATCCAGTAA